Proteins co-encoded in one Bacteroidales bacterium genomic window:
- a CDS encoding PorT family protein, whose translation MKKIVSFLLITGFVFLFTLDSIAQSCHARLGMNFSGFNQFDENGSYNNYRMIKPGWNVGGVYEFFPGNRFSIETGLILESKGEKYDYTKWVPSEFTKAINITRLIYLDLPVMGKLNIPVGKKIFFAAAGPYVGLGLLGWEESITTPKTNLNTRSLVGWGNKSDNRYRRIDYGGKAMLGVEYGNFQFSLFYSAGLRDIYNFDRDHHKTLNQSGGFTIGYKVVH comes from the coding sequence ATGAAAAAGATTGTTTCCTTTTTGCTGATCACCGGATTCGTTTTCCTGTTTACACTTGATTCAATAGCACAGTCGTGTCATGCCCGGCTTGGGATGAACTTTTCAGGGTTCAATCAGTTTGACGAGAATGGCTCTTACAATAATTACCGGATGATCAAGCCGGGATGGAATGTCGGGGGTGTGTATGAATTCTTCCCGGGTAATCGTTTTTCGATCGAAACAGGCCTTATACTTGAAAGTAAGGGCGAAAAGTATGATTACACCAAGTGGGTCCCTTCCGAATTCACGAAAGCAATCAATATAACCAGATTAATTTATCTTGATCTCCCGGTGATGGGTAAGCTTAATATTCCAGTTGGTAAAAAGATATTCTTTGCTGCGGCAGGTCCCTATGTCGGTCTTGGCCTGTTAGGTTGGGAAGAAAGCATTACTACACCCAAAACCAATCTGAATACCCGTTCACTAGTGGGTTGGGGGAATAAAAGCGATAATAGATACAGGCGGATTGATTATGGAGGGAAAGCAATGCTGGGTGTTGAATATGGTAACTTCCAATTCAGCCTCTTTTATTCAGCCGGACTAAGAGATATTTACAATTTTGATAGGGACCACCATAAAACACTGAATCAATCAGGTGGATTCACAATAGGTTATAAAGTGGTCCATTAA